The proteins below come from a single Carnobacterium divergens DSM 20623 genomic window:
- the leuB gene encoding 3-isopropylmalate dehydrogenase, translated as MAYQITALSGDGIGPELMASGLQVLNQIGERFEHRFTIQEKPFGGIAIEEQGNPLPAETVTACQQADAILLGAIGGEQWQNSENTPEMGLLRLRKELRLFANLRPITVPNSVAHLSPLKAEIVTGSDFVVVRELTGGLYFGEPKELREFDAVDTLHYTKKEIDRIVRYAFELAMTRRKKITSVDKANVLATSKLWRQTVEEIRTDFPEVTVEHLYVDAASMLLIQRPTEFDVLVTENLFGDILSDEASVLTGSLGMLPSASHSVSGPSLYEPIHGSAPDIAGKNCANPMSMILSVALMLRQSFGLHEEANAIELAADQIMRNGYLTADLGGSTTTTDFTKQLCKKIREGGSD; from the coding sequence GTGGCATACCAAATTACAGCTTTGTCAGGAGACGGTATTGGTCCTGAGCTTATGGCGAGTGGCTTGCAGGTATTAAACCAAATAGGCGAACGATTTGAGCACCGTTTTACAATTCAAGAAAAACCCTTTGGAGGGATTGCCATTGAAGAACAAGGAAATCCGTTGCCAGCAGAAACGGTAACCGCTTGTCAGCAAGCAGATGCGATTTTATTAGGAGCAATTGGTGGCGAACAATGGCAAAATTCAGAAAATACGCCAGAAATGGGTCTGTTGCGATTACGAAAAGAACTGCGCTTATTTGCAAATTTACGCCCGATTACAGTTCCTAACAGCGTTGCTCACTTGTCGCCATTAAAAGCAGAAATAGTGACAGGAAGCGACTTTGTGGTAGTTCGTGAATTAACTGGGGGCTTGTATTTTGGAGAGCCAAAGGAGCTTCGGGAATTTGATGCAGTGGATACGCTTCACTATACAAAAAAGGAGATTGATCGAATTGTACGCTACGCTTTTGAACTGGCGATGACAAGACGGAAAAAAATCACTTCGGTAGATAAGGCAAACGTACTAGCCACCAGTAAATTATGGCGTCAGACGGTGGAGGAAATAAGAACTGATTTTCCAGAAGTAACGGTGGAACATTTATATGTTGATGCTGCTTCCATGCTGTTAATTCAACGCCCTACAGAATTTGATGTGTTGGTAACGGAAAACTTATTTGGAGATATTTTAAGTGACGAAGCCTCGGTTTTAACAGGATCGTTAGGTATGTTGCCTTCAGCGAGCCATAGTGTATCAGGCCCTTCTTTGTACGAGCCAATCCACGGTTCAGCCCCAGATATTGCAGGAAAGAATTGTGCCAATCCCATGTCGATGATTTTATCTGTCGCCTTAATGTTGCGACAAAGCTTTGGGTTACATGAGGAAGCAAATGCAATTGAACTAGCAGCGGACCAAATTATGCGGAACGGTTATCTAACAGCTGATTTAGGGGGAAGTACGACAACGACTGACTTTACAAAACAGTTGTGTAAAAAAATTCGTGAAGGAGGGAGCGACTAA
- the leuC gene encoding 3-isopropylmalate dehydratase large subunit: MGKTLFDKLWDRHVIYGEIGEPQLLYVDLHLIHEVTSPQGFEGLRLANRGVRRPDKTYGTLDHNVPTEDIYHIQDLVAKKQIEALQNNCREFGITLADNGSENQGIVHMVGPETGLTQPGKVIVCGDSHTATHGAFGAIGFGIGSSEVEHVLATQAIWQQKPKSMGIEITGKLAKGVYAKDIILHLIATYGVAFGTGYAVEYFGETVRGMTMEERMTICNMAIEGGAKMGMMAPDQTTFDYLEGRSYAPKNFAKAVSDWQTLTTDADAHFDTLLQLDVSELAPYVTWGTNPEMGVPFGTAFPASESMNHERAYDYMGLKPGQKAEDIPLGYVFIGSCTNGRLSDLKEAAKLVDGKTVKAEIRALVVPGSRQVKRAAEKIGLDKIFKKAGFEWREPGCSMCLGMNPDQVPAGIHCASTSNRNFEGRQGKGARTHLVSPAMAAAAAIHGHFIDIRQEV; encoded by the coding sequence ATGGGGAAAACCTTATTTGATAAGCTATGGGATCGACATGTGATTTACGGAGAAATCGGTGAGCCACAACTATTATATGTTGATTTGCATTTAATTCATGAAGTCACGTCTCCTCAAGGATTTGAAGGTCTTCGTTTGGCCAATCGAGGAGTTAGAAGACCAGATAAAACTTATGGGACATTGGATCACAATGTTCCAACCGAGGATATTTATCATATCCAAGATTTAGTTGCTAAGAAACAAATTGAAGCCCTCCAAAATAATTGTCGAGAATTTGGCATCACGTTGGCTGATAACGGCAGTGAAAATCAAGGGATTGTGCATATGGTTGGACCAGAAACGGGTCTAACACAGCCAGGGAAGGTAATCGTGTGTGGTGATTCCCATACAGCAACTCATGGAGCCTTTGGTGCTATCGGTTTTGGCATTGGAAGTAGTGAAGTGGAACATGTGTTGGCTACGCAAGCAATTTGGCAGCAAAAACCTAAATCAATGGGGATTGAAATTACGGGGAAATTGGCTAAAGGCGTCTATGCAAAGGATATCATTCTTCATTTAATCGCAACATACGGGGTTGCTTTTGGAACGGGGTATGCAGTAGAGTACTTTGGCGAAACAGTTCGTGGAATGACCATGGAAGAACGCATGACGATTTGCAATATGGCCATTGAAGGTGGCGCAAAAATGGGGATGATGGCGCCAGATCAAACCACATTTGATTACCTCGAAGGTCGAAGCTACGCACCCAAAAACTTTGCTAAAGCTGTGTCAGATTGGCAAACGTTAACGACTGATGCCGATGCACACTTTGATACATTACTACAGCTAGATGTGAGTGAATTAGCACCCTACGTGACGTGGGGAACGAATCCAGAAATGGGCGTGCCCTTTGGAACTGCTTTTCCTGCAAGTGAATCCATGAATCATGAACGAGCGTACGATTACATGGGGTTAAAACCAGGGCAAAAGGCAGAAGATATCCCTTTAGGTTACGTGTTTATAGGGTCGTGTACAAATGGAAGGTTATCAGACTTAAAAGAAGCCGCAAAACTAGTGGATGGAAAAACAGTGAAAGCGGAGATACGTGCCTTGGTTGTACCGGGATCGAGACAAGTAAAAAGAGCAGCTGAAAAAATAGGGTTGGATAAAATTTTTAAAAAAGCTGGTTTTGAATGGCGTGAGCCAGGATGTTCCATGTGTTTAGGAATGAATCCAGATCAAGTTCCTGCTGGGATACATTGTGCATCAACTTCGAATCGGAATTTTGAAGGGCGGCAAGGAAAAGGAGCTCGAACACACTTAGTTAGTCCCGCTATGGCAGCTGCAGCAGCTATTCACGGACATTTTATTGATATAAGACAGGAGGTGTGA
- the leuD gene encoding 3-isopropylmalate dehydratase small subunit, whose amino-acid sequence MEPINRHFGTTVALMNDNIDTDQIIPKSFLKRIEKTGFGEFLFDEWRYLPDRTLNEDFSLNDPDRQTATILITGENFGCGSSREHAAWALLDYHFRVIIAGGYSDIFYMNCTKNGILPIELPKKARQALATLKGHQKIEINLQQQLVKSPVGEYSFTIDPVWKHKLIHGLDDIAVTLGSHQEALTNYEKQVDFNYQ is encoded by the coding sequence ATGGAGCCAATTAACAGACATTTTGGCACAACGGTTGCTTTAATGAATGATAACATTGATACCGATCAAATTATTCCCAAATCATTTTTAAAGCGAATTGAAAAAACAGGCTTTGGAGAATTTTTATTTGATGAGTGGCGCTATTTGCCTGACAGAACGCTAAATGAAGATTTTTCATTAAATGATCCAGATAGGCAAACTGCAACGATTTTAATTACGGGGGAAAACTTTGGATGTGGATCTTCTCGAGAACACGCAGCATGGGCATTGTTAGATTACCATTTTCGCGTCATTATTGCGGGAGGTTATAGTGATATTTTTTATATGAATTGTACAAAAAATGGCATCTTACCGATTGAACTGCCTAAAAAAGCAAGACAAGCATTAGCTACATTAAAAGGTCATCAAAAAATTGAAATTAATTTACAACAACAACTAGTGAAGAGTCCCGTTGGAGAGTACTCCTTTACGATTGACCCCGTTTGGAAACACAAACTGATTCATGGCTTAGACGATATTGCAGTGACCCTAGGAAGCCATCAAGAAGCATTAACGAATTATGAAAAGCAAGTTGACTTTAATTATCAATAG
- the ilvA gene encoding threonine ammonia-lyase IlvA yields the protein MEKFVTKTEIEKAYQVLKPIVKQTPLEKDLYLSKKYNCNVYLKREDLQWVRSFKLRGAYYAISQLSKEQMKQGVTCASAGNHAQGVAYTCATLAIPATIFMPTTTSAQKISQVEFFGGEMVKVVLTGDTFDESAFAASAFSKEKGSVFIHPFDDPAIIAGQGTVGVEINTDLDKAGIKADYLLAAVGGGGLISGLLSYFKEVSSTTKVIGVEPSGAASMELSLAQGSVTTLSEIDKFVDGAAVGKVGQLNYQHCKKWIYKMISVEEGAVCSTILDLYTKQAIVAEPAGALSVAALEAMKEELVGKTVVCVISGGNNDINRMQEIEERSLLFEGLKHYFLVNFPQRPGALKEFVNVVLGPNDDITKFEYTKKVNRGSGPVIIGILLKEKSDASELEERVRSFDSSYLSINKNPMLYTLLV from the coding sequence GTGGAGAAATTTGTTACAAAAACAGAAATCGAGAAAGCTTATCAAGTCTTAAAGCCAATTGTAAAACAGACACCGTTAGAAAAAGATCTGTATCTTTCAAAAAAATACAATTGCAATGTTTACTTAAAAAGAGAAGACTTACAATGGGTCCGTTCATTTAAATTACGAGGTGCTTATTATGCCATTTCTCAACTCTCAAAAGAGCAGATGAAACAAGGTGTAACCTGTGCGAGTGCTGGAAATCATGCACAAGGAGTCGCTTATACTTGTGCTACATTAGCAATACCAGCAACTATTTTTATGCCTACAACGACTTCAGCTCAGAAAATTTCCCAAGTAGAATTTTTTGGTGGAGAAATGGTAAAAGTTGTGTTAACAGGAGATACATTCGATGAATCAGCCTTTGCAGCGAGCGCTTTTTCAAAAGAAAAAGGGTCTGTATTTATTCATCCATTTGATGATCCAGCGATTATAGCAGGTCAAGGAACAGTGGGGGTGGAAATCAATACAGATTTAGATAAAGCTGGAATCAAAGCCGATTATTTATTGGCTGCAGTTGGTGGAGGAGGCCTTATTTCAGGTCTGCTCAGTTACTTTAAAGAGGTAAGCTCAACTACTAAAGTCATTGGAGTTGAACCTTCCGGTGCTGCTTCAATGGAGCTATCATTAGCTCAAGGGAGTGTTACGACTTTATCAGAAATCGATAAGTTCGTAGATGGCGCAGCAGTTGGAAAAGTAGGGCAGTTAAATTACCAACATTGTAAAAAATGGATTTATAAAATGATAAGCGTTGAAGAAGGTGCAGTCTGTTCAACGATTTTAGATTTATATACAAAGCAAGCGATTGTTGCGGAGCCGGCAGGAGCATTATCGGTTGCAGCATTAGAAGCGATGAAGGAAGAACTAGTTGGTAAAACAGTGGTTTGTGTGATTAGTGGAGGGAACAATGACATTAATCGAATGCAAGAGATTGAAGAGCGGTCATTGTTATTTGAAGGACTAAAGCATTACTTTTTAGTGAATTTCCCACAAAGACCAGGTGCCTTGAAAGAATTTGTGAACGTTGTACTAGGACCAAATGATGATATTACAAAATTTGAATACACGAAAAAAGTAAATCGAGGAAGTGGTCCTGTTATCATCGGAATTCTCTTAAAAGAGAAGAGTGACGCTTCTGAACTCGAGGAACGTGTAAGAAGTTTTGATTCGTCGTATCTTTCAATTAATAAAAATCCCATGCTATATACGTTATTGGTATAG
- a CDS encoding murein hydrolase activator EnvC family protein: MNKKMTQLAVLTVLLASPVVSTIAVHAETIDTKIEEQDKKIDTLKSQTKLTQDDLVKIEDTVSKNEDKSKQILTDIQNTQNDVDRLAKENMKLTKKIEQRNDQLKEQARSVQVNGASENYIEFVISAESLSDVIGRIDVVSQVVSANRNMVKQQAEDKAKVAAQEKEESKKVNEQKTLAQELSETQSKLQQQKLEKETIVAQLAADTSTAEGDKQTFLAQKVAAEKQAEDFRIAKLAADKQAQENAAAQKAVAEEAAKANVKTPAVAAPTNTTTNNNNQGSSSTPVGGGAYGMPVNSPVSSSYGPRSGYDQNGFHKGIDFASPVGTPVHASLDGVVVIAQQDGMPVSGYGIATVIKHDNGTWTLYAHQSSQSVRVGDRVTKGQVIGATGATGQVDGPHLHFEIRTAQNGGMGNVVNPAPLLGL, encoded by the coding sequence GTGAATAAAAAAATGACCCAATTAGCCGTTTTAACAGTGCTATTAGCTAGCCCAGTTGTTTCAACTATTGCAGTTCATGCAGAAACAATTGATACAAAAATCGAAGAACAAGATAAAAAAATCGATACATTAAAAAGTCAAACAAAATTAACTCAAGATGATTTAGTGAAAATAGAAGATACTGTATCAAAAAATGAAGACAAATCAAAACAAATTTTAACAGATATCCAAAATACACAAAATGATGTGGATCGTTTAGCCAAAGAAAATATGAAGCTAACTAAAAAAATTGAGCAACGCAACGATCAATTAAAAGAGCAAGCCCGCTCTGTTCAAGTCAATGGCGCATCTGAAAATTACATTGAATTTGTGATTTCAGCCGAGTCTTTATCGGATGTTATTGGACGAATTGACGTGGTAAGCCAAGTCGTTTCAGCGAATCGCAATATGGTAAAACAACAAGCTGAAGATAAAGCTAAAGTTGCAGCTCAAGAAAAAGAAGAGTCAAAAAAAGTGAATGAGCAAAAAACATTAGCGCAAGAATTATCAGAAACACAAAGCAAGTTGCAACAACAAAAATTAGAAAAAGAAACAATCGTAGCTCAATTAGCAGCTGATACATCAACTGCCGAAGGGGATAAACAAACCTTCTTAGCTCAAAAAGTTGCAGCTGAAAAACAAGCCGAGGACTTTAGAATTGCTAAATTAGCAGCCGACAAACAAGCGCAAGAAAATGCCGCAGCTCAAAAAGCTGTTGCTGAAGAAGCTGCAAAAGCAAATGTTAAAACACCGGCTGTAGCAGCACCAACAAATACAACTACGAATAACAACAACCAAGGCTCATCTTCAACGCCTGTTGGTGGCGGAGCATATGGAATGCCTGTTAATAGCCCAGTGTCATCGTCTTATGGACCTCGTTCTGGTTACGACCAAAACGGTTTCCACAAAGGAATTGATTTTGCAAGCCCAGTTGGAACTCCAGTCCACGCCTCATTAGATGGAGTGGTTGTCATTGCACAACAAGACGGAATGCCTGTATCAGGTTATGGTATCGCAACAGTTATCAAACACGACAACGGGACATGGACGCTGTATGCTCACCAATCTTCTCAATCAGTTCGTGTAGGTGATCGTGTCACAAAAGGACAAGTTATTGGTGCAACTGGCGCAACGGGACAAGTTGATGGACCACATTTACATTTTGAAATCCGCACAGCGCAAAATGGCGGAATGGGAAATGTTGTCAACCCAGCACCTTTATTAGGACTATAA
- a CDS encoding shikimate dehydrogenase, translated as MAERITGKTELIGLFATPIRHSISPQMHNEAFQRLQLDYAYLAFEVGQEQLPSAIQSIKTLGMRGANLSMPNKQLACHYMDYLSPAAKLAGAINTIVNDNGVLTGHITDGTGFMSGLLQEGIQIIGKKMTLLGAGGAATAICIQAALDGVSSIAIFDRYPEKYKEKIATIKKETNCTIQIYDLADSDKLHIEVRNSAILVNATNVGMKPLENETPIHDTSVFRKDLVVVDVIYTPRETIMLKQAREAGCQTLNGLGMLLWQGAAAFQLWTGKEMPVAEIKELLF; from the coding sequence ATGGCAGAAAGAATCACAGGAAAAACAGAACTAATTGGCTTATTTGCAACACCGATTCGTCATAGTATTTCTCCGCAAATGCATAATGAAGCTTTTCAACGTTTACAGTTGGATTATGCGTATCTAGCTTTTGAAGTTGGACAAGAACAACTTCCATCCGCAATTCAATCTATCAAAACACTCGGAATGAGAGGCGCTAACTTATCAATGCCAAATAAGCAACTGGCATGTCACTATATGGATTATCTTTCCCCAGCAGCAAAACTGGCGGGAGCAATCAATACAATTGTCAACGACAATGGAGTATTAACAGGACATATAACCGATGGAACAGGTTTTATGAGTGGTTTGCTACAAGAAGGAATTCAAATTATAGGGAAAAAAATGACTCTACTTGGAGCAGGAGGTGCGGCAACTGCTATCTGCATTCAAGCAGCGTTAGACGGTGTGTCATCAATTGCAATCTTTGACCGTTATCCAGAAAAATATAAAGAAAAAATTGCGACTATCAAAAAAGAAACGAATTGTACTATTCAGATTTATGACTTAGCAGATTCGGATAAATTACACATTGAAGTGAGAAACAGTGCAATTTTGGTCAATGCTACAAACGTAGGCATGAAGCCATTAGAAAATGAAACCCCCATTCATGATACAAGTGTATTTAGAAAAGATTTAGTGGTGGTAGATGTTATCTATACTCCAAGAGAAACCATAATGCTTAAGCAAGCAAGAGAGGCGGGTTGCCAAACGTTAAACGGTTTAGGGATGTTGCTTTGGCAAGGAGCTGCAGCATTTCAATTATGGACAGGAAAAGAAATGCCGGTTGCTGAAATCAAAGAGTTATTATTTTAA
- the aroF gene encoding 3-deoxy-7-phosphoheptulonate synthase, with protein sequence MIITMKAEATQEEIQAVIKKVEEEGLAIQLNEGLEKLVISVIGDTTKIQEALFEACDGVENAEKISSTYKLTSREFHPSSTVIDVDGIKIGDGHFVTMAGPCSVESREQIIETAKIAKAGGAQFLRGGAFKPRTSPYAFQGLEEEGLKYMREAADLTGLKVITEVMDIENLPLVAKYADMLQIGARNMQNFQLLRAVGKTGMPIALKRGISGTIDEWIHAAEYIANEGNFNILFVERGIRSYETYTRNTFDLSAVPAIKKLSHFPIMVDPSHGTGRWEMIESMSLAGIAAGADALIVEIHPDPANALSDGPQSLTPENYEKMMKKVTKLTAFMKEIDE encoded by the coding sequence ATGATTATTACAATGAAAGCAGAAGCAACACAAGAAGAGATTCAAGCGGTGATTAAAAAAGTTGAAGAAGAAGGCTTAGCAATTCAACTGAATGAAGGGTTAGAAAAACTTGTTATCAGCGTTATTGGTGACACAACGAAAATTCAAGAAGCACTATTTGAAGCCTGCGATGGTGTTGAAAATGCAGAGAAAATTTCATCCACTTACAAATTAACAAGCCGTGAATTCCACCCAAGTTCAACCGTAATTGACGTTGACGGTATTAAAATTGGAGATGGTCATTTTGTTACAATGGCAGGTCCTTGTTCGGTAGAATCTAGAGAGCAAATTATCGAAACTGCAAAAATTGCTAAAGCAGGAGGCGCTCAATTTTTACGTGGAGGTGCCTTTAAACCAAGAACATCGCCATATGCCTTCCAAGGGCTAGAAGAAGAAGGCTTGAAATACATGCGTGAAGCTGCAGATTTAACTGGATTAAAAGTAATTACCGAAGTAATGGATATTGAAAATTTACCATTAGTAGCAAAATACGCAGATATGCTTCAAATTGGTGCCCGAAATATGCAAAATTTCCAATTGTTACGTGCTGTAGGAAAAACGGGAATGCCTATCGCGCTAAAACGTGGCATTTCAGGTACGATAGATGAGTGGATTCATGCGGCTGAATACATTGCCAATGAAGGAAACTTTAATATTCTGTTTGTTGAACGTGGCATTCGTTCATACGAAACTTACACTCGAAATACCTTTGACTTAAGTGCAGTGCCAGCGATTAAAAAATTAAGTCATTTTCCAATTATGGTAGATCCAAGTCACGGAACAGGTCGCTGGGAAATGATAGAGTCAATGTCATTAGCTGGAATAGCTGCTGGAGCCGATGCTTTGATTGTGGAAATTCATCCAGATCCAGCTAACGCATTATCTGATGGGCCGCAGTCGCTAACTCCTGAAAACTACGAAAAAATGATGAAAAAAGTAACAAAATTAACAGCGTTCATGAAAGAAATCGACGAATAG